The nucleotide window TCCATCGTGGCGGTGATATCATTCCCGCGGCGGCGGGGCCATCACATGCCAGCGTGATGGGGCTTGTCAATGGATGCTGCGGATAGCCCACCCTGATCGTCACTTGAGGCCGTTGGCCAACGTCACGCTGCTGAGGATTTGCTTAAACAGTTCGCGATGGGATTCGAAGGTCTTCTCCACGGCCGCAGGGTCGGGGGAGGCCACCATGCAGTGAATCATGACGAGGACGTCACCCTGCACGAAGATCAGGAAGAAACTTCGGGCATGAGCCGCTGCGTCAGCCTGCTTCCGGGAATCTGTGCACTCCACCAGAGCGGCCGGCACATCGCCCACCTTCACCGACTGGAAGTTCACGATGCTTGTGCTCGGCGGGAAGAGCGGAGACACGCCTGTGCCATCCGCCACCAGCTTCGCTGCTTCTTCCGGGGTGATGGGCCGTTTGGAGGGCTTGGCACCAACCATCACCGTGGCCGTGGAAGTGGGATTGACGAACATCTGCACGCCGGTTCGTGACTTGCTCTCTTCAGCGTTCCAATCTTCCGGATAGCTGATGGTGAGTGCTACTCCGCTGGACTTGGGATGTCCTGCTGTGGAGAAGGTTTTGGCGGGTTTGCCGGCCAGGGTGGCTGTGTCCGCAGCTTCCGCTCGTGTGGTTTCGCCCATGGAGGCAAGGGCAAAGGCGAAAGCGCAAGCAGCGATGACTGGAACAGGTTTCCCTGAGAGGATTTTCATGGTGTGAGCCTAGGCAAAAGCATGGACGAGTCCATCAAATTGCTGGTGTCCGGTAGAGCGTTTGGGGCGAGCTGTGGCCGCTTTTACGCCGGAGGCGTTGTACACTGTCCAGCCCAAGGTAAGCTTCGCCGCGGAGCGGCAAGCGCCACCTTGGGGGTGCGACATCAAGATGTTGAGCGCTGACAGCGTTCCACAGAAGCGTTGCTGGGGATATGTGCTCATACCAGCGGCGGCCATGTTTTTGTAGAACTCTTTCAGAGTTCCGATGGGTTCTCTATCTCACCCAAGGTGGCGCCTGCTTCGCAGGCTTACCTTGGGCTGGACAGTGTACAACGCCTTCGGCGTACTTCTGAATGGGCTGTCGGTAGCAATTGAAATGCCCCCGCCAAAACAAATCGAGCAGTGGCCTTGCGACCACTGCTCAACAGTTCGACTAACAATCGTGAAAGCGACCGACTACTTTAGCGCGCGATGCACGTGCTCCAATGCGAGCAGGGTGTAGGCGGTGACGAGGACGGGGTCGTTTTCCATCCAGCGGCCGGTGGCGTTGAGCCATGAGCCGTCGGGCTTTTGCACGTTCAGGAGGTGACGGGCGAGCTCGGTGCGCCAGTCAACGGCCTTGCCCTCCTTGGTCTTCAGCTCGGTTTGTCCGGCCACGGCGAGAGCCTTGGCCATGGTGTGGTAGTAGTAGTAGAGACCTTCCTGGCCCATGCCGGGGTTCTCTTCGAGCGTGTAGTTTTCACCCAGCCACTGCAGCGCGGCCTTCACACGGGGATCGTCCGGGGTGAGGCCAGCGTAGATGAAGCTGAGCATTCCTGCATAACTGATGCTGCCGTATGAGCGCATCGCGGTGCGGCCGTCGGGTAGTTTCACCTCTTCGGAGGACTTGCTAATGCCGGGCTCATAGATGAAGCCGCCCTTGTTCTTGGGGTCATCACTGGCCCACTTCTGATCATTGCTGGCGGGGAGGTTCTGGCAGCGTTCCACGAACTTGATGGCAGCGCCCCAGTTCAGCTCGTTCTTCTTGTCCTCGGGTGTGGCCTTGTCTTCGAAGAGCTTCTTCGAATAGTACAATGCCTCGATCGCGAAATGCGTGTTGGAAAGGTCCGCGCGCGGGGGCTTGTCCGCGCTGGGCTTGCCGTAGCCGATGCCGCCGTCGAACTCGTTGTCTGCCTCTCCCTTTTTGTCGAAGTCATTCTGCTGACCCACGACGAAGCGGCGTGCGTCGAGGATGGTCTTCTCATACTCCGGCTTCGGATTCACCGTGAGTGCGGTGAGGGCGATGGAGGTGTTGTAGTTGGCGCGGCCCTTGCTGTAGATGCCGCCATCCGGCTTCACCTTGCTGAGGAGAAACTGGTAGCCCTTGTCCACCTCGGGCAGCACTGCATCTGTGGGGCGGCGGGAGGGGTCACCCATGAAAGCGGTGAGCACCAGGCCGGTGATGGCCGGCTCTTCCGGCGTGCTCCAAGAGCCGTCGGCGGCGTTCTGCTTTTGCTTCAGGAAGTTCAGGCCTTTGCTGATGGCGATGTCGAGCTCCTGGCGCAGGGAGGCGTTTTTGTCCTGCGCAGGGAGGCTGGAGCAAAGCGCCAGGGAGGCGGTCAGAGCAGTGGTGAGGAGATGGCGGCGTTTCATGATGATGACGATGAATGGGGGAGAAAGGCAGAAATTGGCCAAACGAACTATCGTTTTTCCCCGGCGGGTGACTTGGGTTCCGGGGTTGTGTTCACATGGGCAAAGACGAGCGTCACGGGGGTGTCCACGGGTGGGATGGCGGCGGATTCCACCAGCCAGTTTTCGTCGCTGGCGTTGTTCTTGTCCGGGAAGTTGACGAGGGAAATGAGGTCGAAGTAGATGGCGATGTGCGAGCCATCGTGCTCGGCGGCGAAGCCGGTCTGGCTGATGAAGGAGCCGGTGTAGATCCAGTCGGAGGCTGCGGCGGGCTTGCCGCTCTGCTTGTCGCGGATCCATGCGTTCATGGGTGCGGTCTGGACTTTTCCGGCGGCGTCCTTCCACTCCACGCTCACGCGCATGCGGTTCGCTCCTTCGTGCTCCATGGGCTGGGCCATGCGGGCCTTCACCTGCTCGCTGGGCTCGGAGAGGAACTTCGCGGCTTCCTTGAGGTGGGGCTCGAAATGAGAGAGCAGCAGGGCGACATTCAGTTCCGTGGGACTCGCGGTGGTGCGCAGGAGGCTTTCATGAGTCTTCCCGTGCTCATGCACGAGGGCGTACTCGAGGATGCCCTCCGTCATATTCACCTGAGTGGGCACGCGGACTTCGCGCTTCGCACTGTTGATCTTGATGGGGCCGAGCTCGTATTCGGTTTCGCTCACCTTCTTGATGCGCTTCTTGGCGGCTTCCGCGAGGTCAGCGGCGACCTTGGTCCCCTGGGCAGTGGTGGAGACTGTGGGCTGCTTTGGCGGTTCTTCCTGCGCGCAAATGGGCAAGACAGCAGCCTGCGAGAGGCAGGCGGCGGACACGGCATAGACAATGGTGCGGATGGTAGCCATCCTCCGAGTATAACGAATTCCCAGTGAAGCGGAAAGGAGTGAACAACTGAAGTTTGTGGAGCGACAAGGTGGAGTCGCTCACGATTTGGGCTCGGGAACGCCTTGCTG belongs to Roseimicrobium gellanilyticum and includes:
- a CDS encoding prenyltransferase/squalene oxidase repeat-containing protein, producing MKRRHLLTTALTASLALCSSLPAQDKNASLRQELDIAISKGLNFLKQKQNAADGSWSTPEEPAITGLVLTAFMGDPSRRPTDAVLPEVDKGYQFLLSKVKPDGGIYSKGRANYNTSIALTALTVNPKPEYEKTILDARRFVVGQQNDFDKKGEADNEFDGGIGYGKPSADKPPRADLSNTHFAIEALYYSKKLFEDKATPEDKKNELNWGAAIKFVERCQNLPASNDQKWASDDPKNKGGFIYEPGISKSSEEVKLPDGRTAMRSYGSISYAGMLSFIYAGLTPDDPRVKAALQWLGENYTLEENPGMGQEGLYYYYHTMAKALAVAGQTELKTKEGKAVDWRTELARHLLNVQKPDGSWLNATGRWMENDPVLVTAYTLLALEHVHRALK
- a CDS encoding YdjY domain-containing protein, giving the protein MATIRTIVYAVSAACLSQAAVLPICAQEEPPKQPTVSTTAQGTKVAADLAEAAKKRIKKVSETEYELGPIKINSAKREVRVPTQVNMTEGILEYALVHEHGKTHESLLRTTASPTELNVALLLSHFEPHLKEAAKFLSEPSEQVKARMAQPMEHEGANRMRVSVEWKDAAGKVQTAPMNAWIRDKQSGKPAAASDWIYTGSFISQTGFAAEHDGSHIAIYFDLISLVNFPDKNNASDENWLVESAAIPPVDTPVTLVFAHVNTTPEPKSPAGEKR